A part of Anabas testudineus chromosome 9, fAnaTes1.2, whole genome shotgun sequence genomic DNA contains:
- the enkd1 gene encoding enkurin domain-containing protein 1 has product MCEGPSSISGPIPPDPSLFPQYYKRPASARGRLEGNHDGTLALLSGPLAPDPVLHPDCYSARTPAHAPRIGFNATHILERGQRGVVGELLKLDGVSITPVPKQKQRVHDFGKENVRRLREIQKRYKEQEAERAQSRPVPVKALWTSSKYQNVSSRLMAQLQVSSPIVKPQCQNFLKAHSNGGSIAPPRPHSKPSTVDVQRPASSKSAHSQDLQLQVQGQTLDFIKHNARAAGKTVLRRSQSLTNLRDKPVPSAVKGQVPQYLEERKEQWRKEKEERRRNAPDPTIPAGHTLMSETERQETLNSLKETHRSLVTELLSLPLKADNLSVQSRRAYLDSRLSEVEEAIKIFSRDKVYVKIDS; this is encoded by the exons CTCGTGGGCGTTTAGAGGGAAACCATGATGGGACTTTGGCGCTGCTCTCAGGGCCACTTGCTCCAGATCCTGTGTTGCACCCAGACTGTTACAGTGCTCGTACCCCAGCACACGCGCCCCGTATTGGCTTTAATGCCACCCATATTCTGGAACGAGGGCAGAGAGGGGTAGTGGGGGAACTACTCAAACTAGATGGTGTTTCTATCACCCCTGTTCCCAAGCAAA AACAGCGAGTACATGACTTTGGTAAGGAGAACGTGCGTCGGCTCCGGGAGATCCAGAAACGCTACAAAGAGCAGGAGGCTGAGCGAGCACAGTCTCGTCCCGTTCCAGTCAAGGCCCTTTGGACCTCTTCCAAATACCAAAATGTTTCATCCAGGCTGATGGCCCAACTACAG GTTTCAAGTCCAATTGTCAAACCACAGTGTCAGAACTTTCTAAAGGCCCACTCTAATGGTGGATCTATTGCCCCACCAAGACCCCACTCCAAACCTTCCACTGTAGATGTGCAACGCCCGGCCTCCTCCAAATCAGCACACAGCCAGGACTTACAA TTACAGGTGCAAGGTCAAACCCTAGACTTCATAAAGCATAATGCCCGGGCTGCAGGAAAAACGGTACTGCGTCGGTCCCAGTCACTGACAAACCTAAGAGATAAGCCTGTCCCTAGTGCAGTCAAGGGACAGGTGCCTCAGTA TCTTgaggaaagaaaggagcagTGGCgcaaagaaaaggaagagaggaggaggaacgCACCTGATCCTACAATCCCAGCTGGTCATACCCTGATGTCTGAAACTGAGAGACAAGAGACACTGAATTCCCTCAAAGAGA CTCATCGCTCTCTGGTGACTGAACTGCTGTCACTCCCTCTAAAAGCTGACAACCTGAGTGTTCAATCACGTCGGGCTTACCTTGACTCTAGGCTTTCTGAAGTTGAGGAGGCCATTAAAATATTCTCCAGGGACAAAGTTTATGTAAAAATTGATTCATAG